Within the Scyliorhinus canicula chromosome 6, sScyCan1.1, whole genome shotgun sequence genome, the region gcgtaatcctaccaactgtcctggcttgagacaattcacagctctttaacctgctccatctttacctgtaaagactcaattacctgcaaagactcacattcaaagtatcgtcttgcatttttttaaaatataaatttagagtacccaattattttttccaattaaggagcaatttagcgtggccaatccacctactctgcacatttttgggttgtgggggtgaaacccacgcagacacggggagaatgtgcaaactccacacagacagtgacccagagccgagatcgaacctgggacctcagcgccgtgaggcggttgtgctaaccactaggccaccgtgctgcccgtcttgcATTttttgactttatctatatatatgtttctggaacctacctcttcaatcacctgaggaaggatcagtgctccgaaagctcgtgattcaaaacaaacctgttggactttaacctggtattgtaagacttcttgatgagttagaagagtgagaggggatctcattgaaatctataaaactctaacaggattagatcgggtaggttcagaaagaatgttcccgatagtgagggagttcagaactagggggtcatagtttgagaataagggatAAACCGTTTATgacggaggtgaggagaaatttcttctcccagagagtgatgaatctgtggaattcactatcacagaaagtagttcagGCTGAAATATTGTGTAATCTCAAGAAGGAATTAAGTAAAGCTCTCAGGGCTAAATGGGTCAAAAGGTATGAGGTGGAAGGTAGGATCAGGGTACTGAAtttgatgatcataatgaatggcagagcaggctcgaagggttgaatcGTCTACTCCTGGTTCAatattctatgtatgtttctatctctggcctacatgtgactttagatacacagcaatgtgtttgactctcaaatgccctctgaaatagagttagggatggggaataaatgctggcccagccagaaacGCCCGCGTTCCCTAAGTGAAAAAAAGCTATGACATAGAATCCTTAGAatatcctttaggacccagccaggtcAGTCTGTGATGGTACTACTGAGCTATTGttggaaaggggctggtttagcacactggggtaaatagctggctttgaaagcagaccaaggcaggccagcagcacggttcaattcccgtaccagcctccccgaacaggcaccggaatgtggcgactaggggcttttcacagtaacttcattgaagcctacttgtgataataagtgattttcatttcatttcatttcaaattgaagtctgtaatgaacatagaacatagaacagtacagcacagaacaggcccttcggccctcgatgttgtgccgagccatgatcaccctactcaaacccacgtatccaccctatacccgtaacccaacaaccccccccctacgggcaatttagcatggccaatccacctaacccgcacatctttggactgtgggaggaaaccggagcacccggaggaaacccatgcacacacggggaggacgtgcagactccgcacagacagtgacccagccgggaatcgaacctgggaccctggagctgtgaagcatttatgctaaccaccatgctaccgtgctgccctaaatggtaCTGCTATTGGTGATGGAAATTGAAGTGCCACATCCAAAGTACATTTTGTGCCCTTACCACCCTCAGTGTTTCTTCCAAATGCTGTTCGacatggaggagtgctgattcaTCAACTGTGGGGGTCGGTAAGTGGTAATCTGCAGGACATTTCTATGCcaatgtttgacctggtgccatgagacttcatggggtccagtgtCAAGCGTAAATTGCTGCTGCAAGCGTAAATTGCTTCTGTTTATGGTGTTGAAGTAGTTTGGGCTTTCCATGaagcctttttttaaattttagagtacccaattaattttttccaattaaggggcaatttagcgtggccaatccacctaccctgcacatctttgggtcgtgggggcgaaacctatgctaacacgggaagaatgtggaaactccacacggacagtgacccagagccgggatcgaacctgggaccttggtgccatgaggccacagtgctaacccactgcgcctccgtgctgcccccatgaagccttttcaaccttgcccctcacctcagGTGAATTCAGCAGCAGTCAACTCTCCCCACAAAGTAGAAAGCAGCCTGCTGGGagcgaaatatgggctggagcagggggaaatgaaatgaaaatcgcttattgtcacgagtaggcttcaatgaagttactgtgaaaagctcctagtcgccacattccggcgcctgtccggggaggctagtacgggaatcgaaccgtgctgctggcctgctttaaaagccagcgatttagccttgtgagctaaacctatttagatatatgcaggttcaagactttgccagaaaggagatacagaacttgcCAGCAGgtccggcttccacattgctggaggaggtgctgacgacagggggactggaggagggggtagtagcggcggtttacggggctaatttggaggaggagaaagtgccgctagaagggatgaaggcaaagtgggaggaagagttggaagagggtatggaagagggattctggtgtgaggtgctccggagggtgaacgcctccaccttgagTGCGAGGTTGggcctgatacagctgaaggtggtgtatagagcacaccttacaagggcgaggatgagcaggctctttgaaggggtagaacaTGTGTGTGAAGGGGTGGgcctgcaaaccacgttcatatgttttggtcctgtccaaagctggaggatcacTGGAAGGAGCTGTTTAGGGTAATgtgtaaagtggtgcacgtgaaactggacctgggccttcgggaggccatattcggggtgtcggatcagccggagttggaaacgggcgcggaggcagatgttgtagcctttgcctcgttgatcacccgaaggcggatcctgttagggtggagatcaatctctccaccctgtgccctggcatggggacctgctggaattcctgatgcttgaaaaggtcatagaacatagaacatagaacagtacagcacagaacaggcccttcggccctcgatgttgtgccgagcaatgatcaccctacttaaacccacgtaacccgtatacccgtaacccaacaatccccccattaaccttacactacgggcaatttagcatggccaatccacctaacccgcacatctttggactgtgggaggaaaccggagcacccggaggaaacccacgcacacacggggaggacgtgcagactccacacagacagtgacccagccgggaatcgaacctgggaccactggagctgtgaagcattgatgctaaccaccatgctaccgtgaggcctcaaatttaaactgaggggaaggatggaggggttccacaattcatgggcgttattcattatgcacttttgagaattggatcacattgaacacTAATGGGGGGCCTGggagtgttgggggagagggactgtatttgttagtggtgactatgggtgattcctgattcctttttgtcatttgtttctgttagcatgcaggctaatgtttgggggaaggatgggatcgctgttattgatatggggatgccattacattcattactgattattgctgggtgtaaatttgggagaaaagtgaaaaaggagaataaaaaatattttttaaaaagtagaaagcagcctatggtcatgtgggactatggcgacttttacttcaggaagggggagggggagtgacccGAACAGACGCAGGAGCACAATCCAGTTCccataattggattggatttgtttattctgtTCAAATATGATGCTGTATATAATAAAACAACTTTTATCCAGCTGAATTGGGTGTGAAATGAATGATTTTCCTTCTGAAGCATTTTGTTTTTTTAGCCTCATTGGAGCTGCTTTCATTGTGTCCGATTGAAAACGAAAGGGggcgagagagacaaagagagaagcGGCCATCTTGCCGTGGAGTCATTCAAATGAGGCAATTTCCGCTCTCGGCTTCCTCTTTGTCTGTTGGTGTGGAGTGAGCGGCGCCATTCTCAACTCCTGCAGCTTCACTCACTCAAGTGCGTAGCAAACCCGCCACCATGACTGAAGAAGCAAAGTTGTTCGTCGGCGGCCTCAACTTCGACACCGACGAGCAGGGCCTGGAGGATGTTTTCTCCAAGTACGGGCAGAtcgctgaggtgagagtgattaaaGACAAAGACACCATGACGTCCCGCGGTTTCGGCTTCATCACTTTCGAGAACCCCGACGACGCCAGGGACGCGCTGCAGGCGATGAACGGAAAATCCCTGGACGGGCGGCAGATCCGGGTGGGCCACGCCGAGAAAAAGTCGGGCGGCGGCCGCGGGTACGGAGGAAGCCGGGGCGGCGGCGGCTACAGCGGCAGcaggagaggcggcggcggctaCTGGGATAGGGACCGGAGCAGCGGCTATAGCGGCGGAAGCCGGTACGAGTCTGGAGACCGGGATAGCTATTCGGGTGGGTACAAGGGCCAAGGTGGATACTACTCTGGTAGTGGTGGCAGTTATGGAAACCGCTCGTACAGGGACTATGAGTGATCAAATATAGAGAAGCATTTCTGCCAGATTCAGGATCAACCTCCCACCTTGTTCATATAAAATGGCTCTTGGAACCGCAGAAAGCAGTATCTGATGAAATTTGATTTGCCTGTTATGTTAAAATGCTAGAAAACCATTTTCACCATTGTCATGATTAATCTTGTTACCTGTTGTTTAGTCTGGAGTACTGCTTTATGTCGGGGCTTTGGACTCTGAACCTCAAATACCATGTCGTTTTCtatattcttttaaaaataagacCGTTGGTCATTCGGACGTTATCCTGGCGGCTTAAATCGCCACTGAGTCTCCTTTTGTCAGCTCCTTTTGGAATTTGTCGAAATCGTTTTGCTTTCTGGTGAGATTTTTCCACAATTCCATGCGGTGCAAAGAATGAAAGAGCGGAAAAGCTTCACTCCCACTGTCTGGTTGCTTCTTATACAAAATCTGATCTTTGGAAACCCGGACTGCCATTCTTAACAAGACTGGTCTCAGAATACCAGCACTCGAGTTATTTTTCTTTCAATCGACCGATTTTCGTTCAATCTGTTATGTCCGGTTCTTGTTTCAATTACCTCGTTATGAGGATgacattttttaaagcaaacatTATGCTCGGTGGCTTTTAATGCATTTGAACATCGTTTCTAAAGTGACCTGttattttttggggggtggggaactTTGTCTCTGAATGTTGCCACCATGTGCTCGAGTGGCGTGAGCCATTTTCCTTGCCACTGAAAAGTAATACGAGATCCGTTTGCACACCTTTTTCATGTAGCTTGTTAAAAGACTCTGAGCAAACTGATCGTGGTCTTTTGTtttaaaactgatttattgaaaacTGTAATTAAAAAGTCAATTGCTATTTGTTGTACTTTCATCAGCTGGCACAGCCCTTTGGACAAGCGTTGCCGCTGGGAAACCAATCTTTTGCCAGTGGATGTATCTGAATAAAATGCAGCTTCAGGAACACTCGTGACTTGTCTTTGTTATAAATCATTCCACTTGAATCCAAGGAATTTAATCTGGAGGTGTCCTTTTATTCCAAACTTGCTTCCATCGTTATTTGATTTCTCAAATTATGTCAATACGGTGTTTGAAGATAATGCTCGTGGAAATTCGAGGTAAAATGTCGGGTGTTTAgttaaaataaatctttttttaaaaaaacaatttttttttatccTGCGTACTTGAAGAGATTTTATCCTTGCTCAGGTGTTTTAAGGGTGACTCCcagtacctcattggctgtgaTTCATGTGAGCCTCGGTGGTGTGCGTCTGCAATCTATTGTGTTGTAGGCTTAGCCACACCTTGCTGTTGTCGCTGGTAATAAACCCTGCTTCGTACCCGAGAAAAGCACAAGCACATTTTGTAATTATGGTTCACACATGAACAGAACTGCATTTTTAGTACTCTTTCTATATGCAGAAATTACTTCCTTGTGGACTAttagcagcatagtggttagcactgctgcctcggtgccagggacctgggtttggttCCAGCTTTAGTGACCTTGTGctgtttgcatgctctcccctgTCTGGTTTCAAACTCTTCTGTCCAAGGATCTGTGGGTTGCCCCTTATTGTCAGAAGTTATGGGGAGCAGGATAGGTACTTTGGATGCACTGTGGGGGTTCTGTTAATTCAGTCTTGGTTTCGTTCACTTTGTTTGCTGATGGACAACATATGAACAGGTGTAGGTAATTTTGCGATCGGCCTGCTATTCATTTGGAATTATGACTGATCTCTTgtataattgaaaatgaaaatcgcttattgtcacaagtaggcttcaatgaagttagtgaaaagcccctagtcgtcacattctggcacctgttgggggaggctggtacgggaattgaacctgtgctgctgggtctgctttaaaaaccagctctttagccctgtgtgaAACCAGCCTCATTAGTTTAACCTGTTGGCTGGTTCAgctcacatggggctggtttagctcactcagctaaattgctggcttttaaagcgggcccgcagcacggttcgattcccgtaccaacctccccggacaggtgccggaatgtggcgactaggggcttttcacagtaacttcattgaagcctactcgtgacaagcgatttttcatttcacatctaATTCCCAGTCctttccacttcccacttagccttcagctcctctaccgacacctcctccaccacctggtagatgtcaagataccttcccatccctgacccacaccccccgaaagcaccctatctcttaccccccgcgggggcagcaaagggaaccactccacctgccgcctagcaaatgccttaacctgaaggtacctgaacatattccccggggggagctcaaacttcttcTCGGGCTCGctaacctcccgtcaatgaacagatctcccaacttccttatgcctgtcctgtgccaccccaggaacccgcccaatgttccctggcacacagtcctctattctagtggccaagatcttcaccagcaacttgacatccacattcagcagtgaaattggcctatatgatccacactgcaaggggtccttatctcgcttcaggatcagggaaatcagcgcccgtgacttcgtcaggggcaaaacacccccctcccatgcctcgttaaaggtccgaaccaacaggtccgcatatttcttataaaattcaaccgggaacccatccggtcccggtgccttcctcgactgcatgtggccaatccctctaaccagctcctccaactcaatcggcgcccccagtccctccacctgctcctcctgcacccttggaaatcgcagcctgtccaaaaagctctccattccccccaccaccaccggtggctccgaccggtacagttccctgtagaagtccctaaagaccccattgacctctgccgcaccacatttccacccctatccttcactccaccaatctccctagccgcgttccgcttgcgaagctgatgcgccagcatcctgctcgcattCTCTCCATACttgtagaccgctccctgcgccttcctccactgtgtctccgcctttctggtggtcaataaatcaaacttgacctgcaggctacGCTGCtctcccagcaatccctcctccggggcctccgcatacctcctatctacactcaacagctcccccaccagtttctccctctccctcctctccctgtgggctcggatggagatcagctcccccgtaatcactgccttcagagcctcccaccaggacctccccagtatcattgacctcgaggtacctctcgatacatccccggaccctcctgcacacctcctcatcagccaacaaccccacgtccagacgccaaagcgggcgcgagtcacgcacctcccccatctccagatccacccaatgcggagcatagtCCGAAATCGccatagccgaatattcggcatcctccaccctcgggaccagccccctactcaggacaaagaaatcaatacgggaataaaccctgtgcatgtgggagagaaaaaagagtactcccgagccctcggcctcccaaacctccagggatctacccttcccatctggtccataaaccccctcaacaccttggctgccgccggcctcctgcctgtccttgaactagaacgatccagtaggggatccagcaccgtattgaagtccccgtcccccccccatgatcaggc harbors:
- the LOC119966987 gene encoding cold-inducible RNA-binding protein B-like codes for the protein MTEEAKLFVGGLNFDTDEQGLEDVFSKYGQIAEVRVIKDKDTMTSRGFGFITFENPDDARDALQAMNGKSLDGRQIRVGHAEKKSGGGRGYGGSRGGGGYSGSRRGGGGYWDRDRSSGYSGGSRYESGDRDSYSGGYKGQGGYYSGSGGSYGNRSYRDYE